From the genome of Alphaproteobacteria bacterium, one region includes:
- a CDS encoding DUF2254 domain-containing protein — translation MNSRLQWVISQFTRRLWFRAALYGVVALATALLATLTADVFPSDMQSLVRADAIEDILKILASSMLAVATFSLGTMVSAFSAAASIATPRATKLLIEDPISQNALATFIGAFIFSLIGIVALSAGFYGPGGRVVLFVVTITVIAIIIVTFFRWIDYLSNLGRLGEVLGKVERATSEALRLRRQSPCLGCSPVQDVPEDAVPLTCDEIGYVQHIDIAALDAIAESADGQVYVGRTPGSFADSLRPLAWLSWEPSDAQREDILTAFAVDSERSFDQDPRFGLIVLSEIASRALSPGINDPGTAIEVIGRIVKVLTIWTESVEEDDVRFPNVFVPEISVADLFDDAFTPIAREAAGLLEVGIRLQKAFKSLAMQPNEQFSENARRHAALAIMRSDAALTLDEEKRVLRELAGEVGARGADRRTGLPPR, via the coding sequence GACCGCGCTGCTCGCCACGCTGACCGCGGATGTCTTTCCTTCAGACATGCAGAGTCTGGTCCGGGCCGACGCCATCGAAGACATTCTCAAGATACTGGCGTCGAGCATGCTGGCCGTGGCGACCTTTTCGCTGGGCACCATGGTTTCGGCATTCTCGGCAGCGGCAAGCATTGCAACGCCGCGCGCGACTAAACTTCTGATCGAGGATCCGATTTCGCAGAACGCGCTCGCGACGTTCATCGGTGCGTTCATTTTCAGCCTGATCGGAATCGTGGCGCTGAGCGCCGGTTTCTACGGTCCGGGCGGCAGGGTCGTCCTTTTCGTCGTCACGATCACCGTGATCGCGATCATCATCGTGACGTTTTTCCGCTGGATCGACTACCTGTCCAACCTGGGCCGCCTCGGCGAAGTTTTGGGAAAGGTGGAACGGGCAACCTCGGAAGCCTTGCGGCTGCGCCGCCAGTCCCCCTGCCTGGGCTGTAGCCCGGTGCAGGACGTGCCGGAGGACGCGGTGCCTTTGACGTGTGATGAAATCGGATATGTCCAGCACATCGATATCGCGGCACTCGATGCGATCGCCGAATCCGCCGATGGACAGGTTTATGTGGGGCGAACACCCGGGTCGTTCGCCGACAGTCTGCGGCCGCTTGCCTGGCTGAGCTGGGAGCCGTCCGATGCGCAACGCGAGGATATTCTGACGGCGTTTGCCGTCGACTCCGAGCGTTCGTTTGATCAGGATCCGCGGTTCGGACTTATCGTGCTGTCGGAGATCGCATCGCGTGCGCTCTCACCGGGAATCAACGATCCGGGGACGGCCATTGAGGTCATCGGACGCATCGTGAAGGTACTGACGATCTGGACCGAATCCGTCGAGGAGGACGACGTCCGTTTCCCCAACGTGTTTGTCCCCGAAATCTCCGTTGCGGACCTGTTCGATGACGCATTCACCCCGATTGCGCGCGAGGCGGCAGGGTTGCTTGAGGTCGGTATCCGTCTCCAGAAGGCGTTCAAGAGCCTGGCCATGCAGCCCAACGAACAGTTCAGCGAGAATGCACGCCGTCATGCGGCGCTGGCAATCATGCGTTCGGACGCCGCACTGACGCTGGATGAGGAGAAGCGCGTTCTTCGGGAGCTGGCGGGCGAAGTCGGTGCGCGCGGTGCCGACCGTCGAACGGGTCTTCCGCCGCGCTAG
- a CDS encoding AI-2E family transporter translates to MTETAPARIGAFAGAVLIAAVTIFFLIEGRELLIPIAVAIVIWYLLNALARFLRRIPLGGWRLPNWLALTGAVIIVALAIALVAELISGSVADVAAAAPSYQANFDNLVAQASRLAGFEQTPDIAHVVQEINIRALIRSFASTAAGFAGSFGIVIVYVVFLLIEQGSFESKFSALFPDSERRQDVRDLLHRMQAQIQTYVAIKTLMSAMTGLVSYAILLVVGVDFAGFWGFIIFLLNYIPTIGSMLGILLPTLLAVVQFATIGPVLTVLIAGGATQFVIGNLVEPRLMGTSLNISPLVVLISLAVWGSIWGLAGMFLSVPLTMIVMIVCSYFTPTRPVAIMLSGNGKIETR, encoded by the coding sequence ATGACCGAAACGGCTCCGGCGCGCATTGGCGCCTTCGCGGGCGCGGTGTTGATCGCGGCGGTAACGATCTTTTTCCTGATCGAGGGACGCGAGCTTCTGATCCCGATCGCGGTCGCCATCGTCATCTGGTACCTGCTCAATGCGCTGGCGCGATTCCTGCGTCGCATCCCGCTGGGGGGCTGGCGGTTGCCGAACTGGCTGGCGCTCACCGGGGCCGTGATCATCGTGGCTCTGGCCATCGCGCTGGTCGCGGAACTGATCAGCGGCAGCGTGGCCGATGTCGCCGCCGCGGCACCCTCCTATCAGGCCAATTTCGATAACCTCGTGGCACAGGCCTCGCGACTTGCCGGCTTCGAGCAGACCCCCGACATCGCCCATGTGGTCCAGGAAATAAATATCCGCGCGCTGATCCGGTCCTTCGCTTCCACAGCGGCGGGCTTCGCCGGTTCCTTCGGCATCGTCATCGTCTACGTCGTTTTCCTGCTCATCGAACAGGGCAGCTTCGAAAGCAAGTTCTCGGCACTGTTCCCCGATTCCGAACGCCGCCAGGACGTCCGCGACCTTCTCCATCGCATGCAGGCGCAGATTCAGACCTACGTCGCCATCAAGACCCTGATGAGCGCCATGACCGGCCTGGTCAGCTACGCGATCCTGCTGGTCGTGGGTGTCGACTTCGCCGGCTTCTGGGGCTTCATCATCTTCCTGCTCAACTACATCCCGACCATCGGCTCGATGCTGGGCATCCTGCTGCCCACCCTGCTGGCGGTGGTGCAGTTCGCCACGATCGGCCCGGTGCTGACGGTATTGATCGCGGGGGGCGCGACACAATTCGTGATTGGTAACCTGGTCGAACCGCGGCTGATGGGCACGTCGCTCAATATCTCACCGCTGGTCGTACTGATCTCGCTGGCCGTGTGGGGCAGCATCTGGGGGCTGGCGGGCATGTTCCTGTCGGTACCCCTGACGATGATCGTGATGATCGTGTGCTCCTACTTCACGCCAACCCGGCCCGTCGCGATCATGCTGTCGGGCAACGGAAAAATCGAAACGCGGTAG
- a CDS encoding carboxymuconolactone decarboxylase family protein: protein MTDGLENARLSRVEREDCPAEYQEAYDEVIRSRGRTSMPNVFALLANSPGALAAVTPVGAHVRYGTKFDDALREYVILTVAQELRCSYEWGHHWEFAVKVGAPEEMLKKVGTPAIEAEPGLVGTATTYARLVTRNEEVADDMVAALKEALGNDGFVDLTIMIGYYGMLARFINTMRLQLEEGSTAPPFNV from the coding sequence GTGACCGATGGATTGGAAAATGCACGCCTGTCGCGCGTCGAGCGCGAGGATTGTCCGGCTGAATATCAGGAAGCCTATGACGAGGTGATCCGCTCGCGCGGGCGCACCAGCATGCCCAACGTGTTTGCGTTGCTGGCCAACAGCCCGGGTGCGCTTGCGGCGGTCACCCCCGTCGGCGCCCATGTGCGCTATGGCACGAAGTTCGACGACGCGCTGCGCGAATACGTCATCCTGACGGTCGCTCAGGAGCTGCGTTGTTCTTATGAGTGGGGACATCACTGGGAATTTGCGGTGAAGGTCGGCGCGCCCGAAGAGATGCTCAAGAAAGTCGGCACGCCGGCGATCGAGGCCGAGCCTGGCCTGGTCGGTACGGCCACCACATATGCCCGGCTCGTTACCCGCAATGAAGAAGTTGCCGACGACATGGTCGCGGCGCTCAAGGAAGCGCTCGGCAATGACGGCTTCGTCGATCTGACGATCATGATTGGCTACTACGGCATGCTTGCACGGTTCATCAACACGATGCGCCTGCAGCTCGAGGAGGGCAGCACGGCACCGCCGTTCAACGTCTGA
- a CDS encoding LLM class flavin-dependent oxidoreductase — MVKVIVQMYPMVRAENQTERKEMRPIGRNRERYQEAMDGMPDLIRAMDDLGVWGVSSIEHHLHSEGYEVGPSIGINTGYWAGLSKRLNIGSLGYVMSVDDPIRVAEETATLDHMTKGRCFVGFARGYQSRWTNVLGQKIGSVATMSDKSAADEHNRKIFEEQVDIVMKAWTEDAFDYKSDLWEYPYPHDEGLEGWFMGDVTRQMGAPGEMDEDGKLRKISVVPAPYTRPHPKVFIASNASIETVEYAGARGFIPSYFSSIDRCADYGPRYTEVANQHGYNIAHGQNQAIVRWPHVGEGHDDGAQKMLDWSGDIFQNFYGPLFPDWTSKAVGADDKKLIELMDSTGLFQYGSVSEVRDSYIKQWTQLPAEYITLIYHYAQCPKDDMIDQLRIFMQEIKPALDEIADYPDAEAAE, encoded by the coding sequence ATGGTGAAGGTAATCGTACAGATGTACCCGATGGTTCGTGCCGAGAACCAGACGGAGCGCAAGGAGATGCGCCCGATCGGCCGCAACCGGGAACGCTACCAGGAAGCCATGGACGGCATGCCTGACCTGATCCGGGCGATGGATGATCTGGGCGTGTGGGGGGTGTCCTCGATCGAACATCACCTCCATTCGGAAGGCTATGAGGTCGGGCCGAGCATCGGCATCAACACCGGCTACTGGGCCGGCCTGTCCAAGCGGCTCAATATCGGCAGCCTCGGCTACGTGATGAGCGTGGACGACCCGATCCGGGTGGCCGAGGAAACCGCAACCCTCGACCATATGACCAAGGGCCGTTGCTTCGTGGGTTTCGCGCGGGGCTACCAGTCCCGCTGGACGAATGTGCTGGGCCAGAAGATCGGCTCGGTCGCGACCATGTCCGACAAGAGCGCGGCGGATGAGCACAACCGCAAGATCTTCGAGGAACAGGTCGACATCGTCATGAAGGCCTGGACGGAAGACGCGTTCGACTACAAAAGCGATCTCTGGGAATATCCCTATCCCCATGATGAGGGTCTCGAAGGCTGGTTCATGGGTGACGTGACCCGCCAGATGGGTGCGCCGGGAGAGATGGACGAAGACGGCAAGCTGCGGAAGATTTCCGTGGTGCCTGCGCCGTACACACGGCCTCATCCGAAGGTCTTCATCGCGTCCAACGCGTCGATTGAAACGGTCGAATATGCCGGCGCGCGCGGGTTCATCCCGTCGTATTTTTCGAGCATCGACCGTTGCGCGGATTACGGTCCGCGCTACACCGAGGTCGCGAATCAGCATGGCTACAACATCGCCCACGGCCAGAATCAGGCGATCGTGCGCTGGCCCCATGTGGGCGAGGGCCATGACGATGGCGCGCAGAAGATGCTCGACTGGTCGGGCGATATCTTTCAGAACTTCTACGGCCCGCTGTTCCCGGACTGGACCAGCAAGGCCGTCGGCGCCGACGACAAGAAGCTGATCGAGTTGATGGATTCGACGGGTCTGTTTCAGTACGGCTCCGTGTCGGAAGTGCGCGATTCCTATATCAAGCAGTGGACGCAGTTGCCGGCGGAATACATCACGCTGATCTATCACTATGCCCAGTGCCCGAAGGACGACATGATCGACCAGCTGCGAATCTTCATGCAGGAGATCAAACCGGCCCTCGACGAGATCGCCGATTATCCCGACGCGGAAGCTGCCGAATAG
- a CDS encoding gamma-glutamyltransferase family protein, giving the protein MLNSKFAPHGMVVAPHHLAAEAGLSVLREGGNALEAMIAAAAAIAVVYPHMNSIGGDGFWVVSPANGEPVAIDACGAAGSGATIERYTEEGLDAVPSRGPLAAVTVAGTVSGWGAAQELSKSMGGKFPLSRLLDDAIGYARDGMAVTEGQVRNTTEKLPEMGPATGFADVYTPGGAVPSRGDIFRQPRLAATLQRIADAGTEDFYRGDLARAIAADLAAVGSPVEGGDLAAHQAVAKPPLSLRLGDATLYNMPPPTQGLASLLILGAFDRLDCPDADGFEFVHLLVEASKQAFAIRDRHITDPAHMDPAPETFLTAEVIDGLAGAIDLKRAGDWKRGGTDSDTVWLGAIDRHGNAVSFIQSIYWEFGSGVVLPETGITWQNRGASFALDPGALNPLQPGRKPFHTLNPAMAHFDDGRVMSYGTMGGEGQPQTQAAVFTRHVRFGMPVQAAITAPRWLLGRTWGSDSTNLKIESRFPEPVIEALRAAGHDIEVVGPFSDLMGHAGALVRRPDGIIEAGSDPRSDGAAAGY; this is encoded by the coding sequence ATGTTGAACTCAAAATTCGCACCCCACGGAATGGTGGTCGCGCCCCATCATCTCGCCGCCGAGGCCGGCCTGTCCGTCCTGCGTGAGGGCGGCAACGCGCTCGAGGCGATGATCGCCGCGGCGGCCGCCATCGCGGTCGTCTATCCGCATATGAACTCGATCGGTGGTGACGGCTTCTGGGTGGTATCGCCCGCCAATGGAGAGCCAGTCGCGATCGATGCGTGCGGGGCGGCGGGGTCTGGCGCGACGATCGAGCGCTATACCGAAGAAGGGCTGGACGCCGTGCCGTCGCGCGGCCCGCTCGCGGCCGTGACCGTGGCGGGAACCGTCTCCGGCTGGGGTGCCGCGCAGGAGTTGTCGAAAAGCATGGGCGGAAAGTTTCCGCTCTCCCGCCTGCTGGACGATGCGATCGGCTATGCCCGCGACGGGATGGCCGTCACCGAAGGCCAGGTCCGCAACACGACCGAGAAGCTGCCGGAGATGGGTCCGGCGACCGGCTTCGCCGATGTCTACACGCCGGGCGGCGCGGTGCCGTCGCGTGGGGATATCTTCCGCCAGCCGCGTCTCGCCGCGACCCTCCAACGCATTGCCGACGCCGGCACCGAGGATTTCTATCGCGGTGATCTCGCCCGGGCGATTGCCGCCGATCTCGCGGCGGTCGGCAGCCCGGTCGAGGGTGGCGATCTCGCGGCCCATCAGGCCGTCGCCAAGCCGCCGTTGTCGCTCCGGCTCGGCGATGCCACGCTCTACAACATGCCGCCGCCGACCCAGGGCCTGGCCTCGCTGCTCATCCTCGGGGCCTTCGACCGGCTCGACTGTCCGGATGCCGACGGTTTCGAGTTTGTCCATCTGCTCGTCGAGGCGAGCAAGCAGGCGTTTGCCATTCGCGACCGGCACATAACCGATCCGGCCCACATGGATCCCGCGCCCGAGACCTTCCTGACAGCCGAGGTCATTGACGGTCTGGCTGGTGCGATTGATCTAAAACGCGCCGGTGACTGGAAGCGCGGCGGCACCGACAGCGATACGGTCTGGCTGGGTGCGATCGACCGCCACGGCAACGCCGTCAGCTTCATCCAGTCCATCTACTGGGAGTTCGGCTCCGGCGTGGTGCTGCCGGAGACCGGCATCACCTGGCAGAACCGGGGCGCCAGCTTCGCGCTTGACCCGGGCGCGCTGAACCCGCTGCAGCCGGGCCGTAAACCGTTCCACACGCTCAACCCGGCGATGGCGCATTTCGACGACGGGCGGGTGATGTCCTACGGCACCATGGGAGGCGAGGGCCAACCCCAGACCCAGGCGGCGGTGTTTACCCGTCATGTGCGTTTCGGCATGCCGGTTCAGGCCGCGATCACCGCGCCGCGCTGGCTGCTCGGCCGCACATGGGGCAGCGACAGCACCAATCTCAAGATCGAATCCCGTTTCCCCGAGCCGGTCATCGAGGCGTTGCGGGCTGCGGGCCACGATATCGAGGTGGTCGGGCCGTTCAGCGACCTGATGGGCCATGCGGGCGCGCTGGTGCGCCGGCCCGACGGCATCATCGAGGCGGGGTCCGATCCGCGCAGCGATGGTGCGGCAGCGGGATATTGA
- a CDS encoding carboxymuconolactone decarboxylase family protein yields MTQDTSDDQTDGRLKKLSHEDMDDAQRVIAERMVASKTGQIIGPMNAWLRNPPLAERAFALGDFARHGTSHEKRISELVIVMTARHWVAQLEWCVHKVEALKAGLDPAIIDAIEARTRPSFEKADEELVYDLFTELLESKQVSDAVYDRAIEMFGESRLVELVAIFGHYNHVAAVLNTFRVKVPSGWAEPLED; encoded by the coding sequence ATGACGCAAGACACATCCGACGACCAGACGGACGGCCGGCTCAAGAAGTTGAGCCACGAAGACATGGACGACGCCCAGCGCGTGATCGCCGAGCGCATGGTCGCCAGCAAGACCGGGCAGATTATCGGGCCGATGAATGCCTGGCTGCGCAATCCGCCCCTTGCAGAGCGTGCCTTTGCGCTTGGTGATTTCGCGCGGCACGGAACGAGCCACGAGAAACGCATCTCCGAGCTTGTCATCGTTATGACGGCCCGCCATTGGGTGGCGCAACTGGAATGGTGCGTCCACAAGGTCGAGGCATTGAAGGCCGGTCTCGACCCGGCGATTATCGATGCCATCGAAGCTCGCACGCGACCCAGCTTCGAAAAGGCCGATGAGGAACTGGTCTACGACTTGTTCACGGAGCTTTTGGAATCGAAACAGGTCTCGGATGCGGTCTATGACCGGGCCATCGAAATGTTCGGCGAATCAAGGCTGGTCGAGCTGGTCGCGATCTTCGGCCACTACAATCATGTGGCCGCGGTGTTGAACACGTTCCGGGTGAAGGTGCCGTCGGGCTGGGCCGAGCCGCTCGAGGACTAA
- a CDS encoding dienelactone hydrolase family protein — protein sequence MRILHTLLALSLFAMATQAVADAVDLTVWPDHATMNGQRGERVIYPSHSPFTLWEVGKSDSLDPPTDAHAVLFLPEDASAASPVPAVVLLHGAAGVLGSRELTYGAQFAEMGVAALVVDAFGARRDKASGFIDRLLNITETMTLADAYAGLRYLDAMPEVDGDRIALMGFSYGGISTMLAAFAQTAETLNPGGKRFAAHVAFYGPCIARFDDTRATGAPVLLLAGSEDGIIDPERCGEIVEDLRDGGAEAEFIVYEGAYHQWDGRFAGPRTIGRNLADCDLNVNEKGVVRDTLTLLPMSGPFLRKVILGVCSDADGYLIGRDDAVRDRSNRDVGAFLMRAFNGDS from the coding sequence ATGCGCATTCTGCACACCCTTCTGGCCCTGTCACTCTTCGCGATGGCGACACAAGCCGTTGCGGATGCGGTCGACCTGACGGTCTGGCCCGATCACGCGACCATGAACGGCCAACGCGGCGAACGCGTGATCTATCCCAGCCACAGCCCCTTCACTCTCTGGGAGGTCGGCAAGAGCGACAGCCTCGACCCGCCGACGGATGCGCACGCGGTGTTGTTTCTGCCCGAGGACGCCAGCGCCGCCTCACCCGTTCCCGCCGTGGTGTTGCTGCATGGCGCCGCCGGGGTGCTGGGTTCGCGCGAGCTGACCTACGGCGCCCAGTTCGCCGAGATGGGGGTGGCCGCGTTGGTCGTCGATGCCTTTGGCGCGCGGCGCGACAAGGCATCGGGGTTCATCGACCGCCTGCTCAACATCACCGAGACCATGACCCTGGCCGATGCATATGCGGGACTGCGATATCTGGATGCGATGCCCGAGGTGGACGGCGACCGGATCGCGCTGATGGGATTCTCCTATGGCGGCATATCGACCATGCTCGCGGCGTTTGCCCAGACCGCCGAGACCCTCAACCCCGGCGGCAAACGGTTCGCGGCCCACGTGGCCTTCTACGGCCCCTGCATCGCCCGCTTCGACGACACCCGCGCGACCGGCGCGCCCGTATTACTGCTCGCCGGGTCGGAGGACGGCATCATCGACCCGGAGCGCTGCGGCGAGATCGTCGAGGACCTGCGAGACGGCGGCGCGGAGGCCGAATTCATCGTCTACGAGGGTGCCTATCACCAGTGGGACGGCCGGTTTGCAGGCCCCCGTACCATCGGTCGCAACCTCGCCGACTGCGACCTCAACGTGAATGAAAAGGGCGTCGTGCGCGACACCCTGACCCTGCTGCCCATGTCAGGACCATTCCTGCGCAAGGTGATCCTGGGCGTGTGTTCCGATGCCGACGGCTATCTGATCGGCCGCGACGACGCGGTCCGCGATCGCTCCAACCGGGACGTAGGCGCGTTCCTGATGCGCGCCTTCAACGGCGACAGCTAG
- a CDS encoding glutathione S-transferase family protein yields the protein MALELYHSDHSTCSQKVRICLAEKGLDWESHVMHFTSGDHLTDAYLKLNPNGVVPTLIHDGEPVIESSVIVEYLDEIHPEPSLSPADSLGRARLRAWMRYMEEVPTPAVRVPSFNKVFRPLRYENASSEDFEARIEKMPLRKAFYRRMGQVDGFSEDEVDNAIAQIRQTCERIDAAIAGNGGPWILGEQYSLIDVTLTPLIQRMADLGYGPIWEGDLPEMTAWFERIKARPSFATAFYANTNVSEKYAQFFADRESE from the coding sequence ATGGCACTTGAACTCTATCATTCCGACCATTCGACCTGCAGCCAGAAGGTGCGCATCTGTCTGGCCGAGAAGGGCCTCGACTGGGAGAGCCATGTGATGCATTTCACGTCGGGCGATCATCTGACCGATGCGTATCTCAAGCTCAATCCCAACGGTGTCGTCCCGACCCTCATTCACGACGGAGAACCGGTGATCGAATCCTCCGTCATCGTCGAGTATCTCGACGAGATCCATCCCGAACCGTCCCTGTCCCCGGCCGACTCGCTGGGGCGTGCGCGCCTGCGGGCCTGGATGCGCTACATGGAGGAGGTGCCGACCCCGGCGGTGCGGGTACCGTCCTTCAACAAGGTGTTCCGGCCGCTGCGTTACGAGAATGCTTCGTCGGAAGACTTCGAGGCGCGGATTGAAAAAATGCCGCTCCGCAAGGCATTCTACCGGCGCATGGGTCAGGTGGACGGGTTTTCCGAAGACGAAGTCGACAACGCGATCGCGCAAATCCGCCAGACCTGCGAGCGCATCGATGCGGCCATCGCCGGGAATGGCGGGCCCTGGATACTGGGCGAACAATATTCGCTGATCGACGTGACATTAACGCCCTTGATCCAGCGCATGGCCGACCTGGGCTACGGCCCGATCTGGGAAGGCGATCTGCCGGAGATGACGGCCTGGTTCGAACGTATCAAGGCACGGCCTTCATTCGCCACGGCGTTCTATGCCAACACCAATGTGAGCGAGAAATACGCGCAGTTTTTTGCCGACAGAGAGTCCGAATGA
- a CDS encoding glutathione S-transferase family protein, translating into MKIEMYQAPQSTCSQKVRITLAEKGLPEMNKDWIEHDVDLGTFEQLEPEYLKLNPNGVVPTFVHDGTVLIESSAILEYLEEIIPEPALAPGDAVGRARMRAWMRYIDEVPTVAVRVPTFANMLAPMRFAKASNVEFAAHADRLPLRKQFYQRMSQTGFGKDELEYAEFQIRQTCERIDAAIVEHGGPWIMGAQYTMVDAQVTPLIDRMDDLGYAFLWEDDLPEMTAWFARIRARPSYAAAFYPGARISQRYPDYYRPVSELKAERGY; encoded by the coding sequence ATGAAGATCGAGATGTATCAGGCGCCGCAATCGACCTGCAGCCAGAAGGTGCGGATCACGCTCGCCGAAAAGGGCCTGCCGGAGATGAACAAGGACTGGATCGAGCATGATGTCGATCTGGGCACGTTCGAACAGCTCGAGCCGGAGTATCTGAAGCTCAACCCCAACGGTGTGGTCCCGACCTTCGTGCATGACGGGACGGTCCTGATCGAATCCTCCGCCATCCTCGAATATCTCGAGGAAATCATTCCCGAGCCTGCGCTGGCGCCGGGCGATGCGGTCGGCCGTGCCCGGATGCGCGCCTGGATGCGCTACATCGACGAGGTGCCCACGGTGGCGGTGCGGGTGCCGACATTCGCCAACATGCTGGCGCCGATGCGGTTCGCCAAGGCGAGCAATGTCGAGTTCGCCGCCCATGCGGACCGGCTGCCGCTGCGCAAGCAATTCTACCAGCGCATGTCCCAGACGGGTTTCGGCAAGGATGAGCTCGAATATGCCGAGTTCCAGATCCGCCAGACCTGCGAGCGGATCGATGCGGCCATCGTCGAACATGGCGGCCCGTGGATCATGGGCGCCCAGTACACGATGGTGGATGCGCAGGTCACGCCGCTGATCGACCGCATGGACGACCTCGGCTACGCCTTCCTGTGGGAGGACGACCTGCCGGAGATGACCGCCTGGTTCGCGCGCATCCGGGCACGCCCGTCATATGCGGCGGCGTTCTATCCCGGCGCGCGCATTTCCCAGCGCTACCCGGACTATTACCGGCCTGTATCGGAACTCAAGGCCGAACGCGGCTACTAG
- a CDS encoding muconolactone Delta-isomerase family protein, with product MLFMVRIKVELPGEMDPSQVKALGDAEADRAIELIQAGRMRKVWRIVGERANFSIWEADSLEDFHADISSLPLHPWMTVEVTPMIEHPATQAYEDRIGPFPTI from the coding sequence ATGCTGTTCATGGTGCGAATCAAGGTGGAACTGCCGGGCGAGATGGACCCGTCCCAGGTCAAGGCGCTGGGCGATGCGGAGGCCGACCGGGCCATTGAGCTGATCCAGGCGGGCCGGATGCGCAAGGTCTGGCGGATCGTCGGCGAGCGGGCGAACTTCTCGATCTGGGAGGCCGACAGCCTGGAGGATTTCCACGCCGATATCTCCTCGCTGCCGCTGCACCCGTGGATGACCGTCGAGGTGACGCCCATGATCGAGCATCCGGCGACCCAGGCCTATGAGGACCGGATCGGGCCGTTCCCGACGATCTAG
- a CDS encoding SLC13 family permease, which yields MRLPMDTRLNAAQIFGLLTTIVAAVLLAAPLWTDAPGVLPAAGVILFAISFWATGAIPPHITALLLFLLTVVFSIAPPSVAFSGFHASATWLVFGGFVISIAVHKSGLAARIVQALMTHLPGRYLTMAGGLALAGIMLSFIMPSASGRAVMMAPLAVALATELGFAENTRARHGLVLAAGWGATIPAFGILPSNVVNMAFVGASEGIFNISFTYFGYTFLNFPIVGFLGALIVIVLITILFGAKPQPQGKASMQTGWSSAERRLMGIMLVALALWMTDSLHGISPAWIALAAALVCVTPGIGMLPASVITNEVNYGAWLFVAGVIGVGAIANHSGLGGAMGELLLANIPLTKDGGIVTFYEIFAISAAVGVVTTFPAAPPIVTSFSDAIAQATGWPLESVLLVQVPSWMIYPFPHEAPPVAMAMAVGGVPMREAFRLTSVYFVIGVLIILPLQYLWGSMLGIYL from the coding sequence ATGCGCCTACCGATGGACACCCGGCTGAACGCCGCCCAGATATTCGGACTGCTGACGACGATTGTCGCCGCGGTTCTGCTTGCCGCGCCCCTGTGGACCGACGCGCCGGGCGTGTTGCCGGCGGCGGGCGTCATCCTGTTCGCCATCAGTTTCTGGGCCACCGGCGCCATTCCGCCCCACATCACGGCGTTGTTGCTGTTCCTGCTGACGGTCGTGTTCTCGATCGCGCCGCCGAGTGTCGCCTTCTCCGGTTTCCATGCCAGCGCGACCTGGCTGGTCTTCGGCGGGTTCGTGATCTCGATCGCGGTCCACAAATCCGGGCTGGCCGCGCGTATCGTCCAGGCACTGATGACCCATCTGCCCGGCCGCTACCTGACCATGGCGGGCGGTCTGGCCCTCGCCGGCATCATGCTCAGTTTCATCATGCCGTCCGCATCCGGCCGCGCCGTGATGATGGCGCCACTGGCCGTCGCGCTGGCGACCGAACTGGGCTTCGCGGAAAACACCCGTGCGCGGCACGGCCTCGTGTTGGCGGCCGGCTGGGGTGCGACGATTCCCGCCTTCGGGATTTTGCCGTCGAACGTCGTGAACATGGCCTTCGTTGGTGCCTCCGAGGGCATCTTCAACATCAGCTTCACCTATTTCGGCTACACCTTCCTGAACTTCCCCATCGTCGGCTTTCTGGGTGCGCTGATCGTGATCGTCCTGATCACCATCCTGTTTGGCGCGAAACCGCAGCCTCAGGGCAAAGCCTCAATGCAGACAGGCTGGAGCAGCGCCGAGCGCCGTCTGATGGGGATCATGCTCGTCGCGCTGGCTCTCTGGATGACGGATTCGCTGCACGGAATCTCACCCGCCTGGATCGCGCTCGCCGCAGCATTGGTCTGTGTGACCCCGGGCATAGGAATGCTGCCGGCATCCGTGATCACGAACGAAGTAAACTACGGAGCCTGGCTATTCGTCGCCGGGGTCATCGGCGTCGGCGCGATTGCCAATCATTCCGGGCTCGGCGGCGCGATGGGCGAGTTGCTGCTGGCCAACATTCCGCTGACCAAGGATGGCGGGATTGTCACCTTCTATGAGATTTTTGCGATCAGCGCCGCCGTGGGCGTGGTCACGACATTCCCGGCAGCCCCACCCATCGTGACATCATTCTCAGATGCCATCGCGCAGGCCACCGGCTGGCCGTTGGAATCGGTCCTGCTGGTCCAGGTCCCGAGCTGGATGATCTACCCCTTCCCGCACGAGGCCCCGCCCGTCGCGATGGCCATGGCGGTCGGCGGTGTGCCCATGCGCGAGGCCTTTCGGCTGACGTCGGTCTATTTCGTGATCGGTGTGCTCATCATCCTGCCGCTGCAATATCTGTGGGGCAGTATGCTCGGGATCTATCTGTAA